The genomic window TGGAGTctatcccagcatgcattgggtgaaaggcagggaaacaacctggacaggtcgccagtccatcgcatgacagacaaacagacagagaaagtccatcgcagggtagacacactcacacacacattcatacctaggggcaatttagtgtctccaattcacctaacctgcatgtctttggactgtgggaggaaaccggagctcccagaggaaacccacacggacacggggagaacatgcagactccacacagaaaggaccctggccacccagctgggaatcgaacccaggaccttcttgctgacAGTGCTACCCAGTGCCAAAACTGATGGCACAAATTATTCTGTTGTAAGAACATTTCTATTCCTACAAGACAAAAATGGGGGTCATAAAAAACTGGTGAAGTTGGTAAAATCAGAGTACAATTTTCCACTGTTACAAGGCTTCTGCACAAACAGAACAACCCAGAACAATCGGTTTTTGGATTAGTTCATGCGTCCCATACAAACTGTCTTttcattacactgaaaacaacatcaGCATCTATTCAGATCAACAGGAAGGATGTTTGAAATAAGtataaagaacaaaaagaacatagCTTTTGaaacacatatacgcacacgaCAGTCCAGAGTGATccactgaaaaatgattttgttaaaataacggacttatttaaaaaaaaaaaaattcaatgaaAATAGTCATCACAGTAAGAAATGTAACTGAGACAGTGATAGCAAACAGATGCTGACCACACTGGAAATAAGTTGAAGTTCATTTTCATTGACTATTCCTTGGGTGCAGTGTGGGTACAGTATCAATACACGATTAGGAAATGATTGACATATTTTGTATGCTCATATTAGACCTCTCGACTCAGACCCCCACACAGGTCCAGTGTTTTGAGAGATTTTTCCAGAATAAAACCTACATTACAGCTGTGGTAGCCAAGTGATTACCAGGGTATGTAACCTTTGTTTTTTCAAGGAACTCGCTGATACACAACAATGCTGTTGAACACAATATGTGCTGacattttttaatgtacatATAATGAGATGACCTGAGACACTGTAATTGAGGCGTGTGCTGATTATGTTGTTTAAGCACTGAGTGATGACTGTTGTCTAGCTTCTTGTCTGGGCTTTGATTGTGTGTATCTGCGTTTAGCctgtaaaaccactgaacaaAAGAACTGTGTTCTATGCTATACTGGTCTCCGGCAGTGTAAGAATCAAGtggacagtaacaaagtacatttacttgagtactgtacttaagtacattttttgagtaTCTTTACTTCAGTATCAATTTCtctggaaacttatgacttttactccacgacatctgaaagacaaataacgtacttttgactccactacatttctatgaaggttctcgttactcattactttgaagcatagctttgaagtcagcagatgaattttcttttctaaaatgcgataggccatattgtgttcgtcagcggagaaaaaacaatcacagtaaactactccttCGCCATCAGTCAAGTTTAAAgtgtgtgctgcattttttGAACAGTTGAACTTGGTGGTTGTGATGATGGCTACTGCTATGGCAGATAAAGATGgtaaagataaagataaaggttcctcatcAGAGGAACCATATGGCCATATCTGAATTTCAtatttgagatttttgaaatgaagaaatatttgtgtcattttaaatgtttgctctgtttaCTGCACACAAACTTCATCAATGTCTTCAAAAATTTGCCAtaacacacccacatccacacccacacacatgcacatgcacacacacatgcacgcacgcacacacacacacacacacacacacgcacacacacacacgcacacacgtgcgcgcacacacacacacagccagagctgtgtcagaacactgccatgctgttttgtggggctggggtggggtgttaaatttttaaaaaaatgaaagtggcAATGGCTGTCCTTTTGTGGATTCAGTTGTATTTCTATAGGCTTTgcagcatattccacaagctttttatcctACAGGCTCTACAaacaagtcagtgcattcagtaggttgtttcagagtcaataggctctgtaaatgcattgtggcaacaatacaacactaTGTTGACATGtccttttgaatacttaagtatttatAAAAGCaggtactccagtactttaactcaagctaaaatttgactgaacaactttcacttgtattggagtaatatttgaccaagAGTATCTATACCATCTCTGGTAAGAATACCTAACCACAAAGGCAATAAGACTTTACAGACAGTCCAGACAGCACAATCTTTTCAGAGATTTATTAAATTTTACTCTTAATTCAATGTTATGCATAAATTGCAAGGCTGTTCACTGTAGTTAACAgtgtaaaataagaaaaacataCCTGGAAGGGGACAGTGAATAGTACACTCAGGTATATGTGTTGATGTTGgtcaaaagagaacaaaatgaaagagagaggacagagagaaaggtgtggAACTTCACATTGGGAGCTAATAGAATGTGTTCAGCTTTGTTCAAGCTGGGTGGAAGCTCTCTTTCTCAGCAGTCTGATAACTTGGATCAGGAGCAAGCAGCTCTACTACTGTtgggcagtagtgtgtgtgtgtgtgtgtgtgtgtgttagtgtgggtgtgagtgtgtgtctgtatatgcaAGCTTTTGCTCTAACTCAAATTACACAAACCTGTTTCAAAGTAACTCACTCACTGAGCTCCTGAATAAGATGGTGtgctgtggatggtgtggtgtggtggatggtatggtgtggtggatggtgtggatggtgtggtggatggtgtggatggtgtggtgaaTGGTGTGGTGAATGTtgtggtggatggtgtggtggatggtgtggtggatggtgtggtgaATGGTGTGGTGAATGTtgtggtggatggtgtggtggatggtgtggtgaATGGTGTGGTGAATGTTGTGGTGGATGGCatggtggatggtgtggtgaatggtgtggtgtggaaggtgtggtgtggatggtgtggtgaaTGTTGTGGTGGATGTTGTGGTGAATGGTGtggtgtatggtgtggtgtggatggtgtggtgaatgttgtggtggatggtgtggtgtggatggtgtggtggatggtgtggtgtggatggtgtggtggatggtatggtttggtgtggtggatggtgtggtgtgaatggtgtggtgtggatggtgtggtggatggtgtggtgtgaatggtgtggtgaatggtgtggtggatggtgtgatgtggatggtgtggtggatggtgtggtgtggtggatggtgtggtgtggatggtgtggtggatggtgtggtgtgaatggtgtggtgtgaatggtgtggtgtggatggtgtggtgtggtgtggtgtggtgtggtggatggtgtggtgtggatggtgtggtgtggatggtgtggtgtggatggtgtggtggatggtatGGTGTGAATGGTGTGGTGAATGTtgtggtggatggtgtggtggatggtgtggtgtggatggtgtggtggatggtgtggtgtggatggtgtggtggatggtgtggtggatggtgtggtgtggatggtgtggtgaatggtgtggtggatggtgtggtgtggatggtgtggtgtggatggtgtggtggatggtgtggtgtggatggtgtggtgtggatggtgtggtggatggtgtggtggatggtgtggtggatggtgtggtgtggatggtgtgatgtggatggtgtggtgtggtggatggtgtggtgtggatggtgtggtgtggatggtgtgatgtggatggtgtggtgtggatggtgtggtgaatggtgtggtggatggtgtggtgtggatgctgtggtgtggtggatggtgtggtgtggatggtgtggtggatggtatggtgtggtgtggtggacGGTGACTGGGTCAAATTTCAGCAAGACTTCAGCTCCATTTAAGTAGAGTTGCCTATCCATGTCATAGAACATCAGCATATCTTCATCTCCAAATGTCATAGATCACAGGCAAATGGTCAGGGACATCAGCAGCGTGGCTTGTCCGTCTCTGTGGTGGTTTTGGTGTGGAAGAGTCTCTTTAGGAAAAAGAGCTGCAGGTACCCAGCCAGGATGATGACTATGCTCTGGGCTGCAGACCAGTACCTCACGTAGTTTCCATTGGACAGGAGCAGGTAGTAGTCCGCTCCCCTCCTCATACGCCCAAAGTTGTAATGACGCCACATGTGGAAAACAAGACCCTGCACTTTGACTGAGCTGTCCTGAAAATCAGAAttcacacatttgttttgtattaaaaGATGTGTACAGCTCTGGGGAACACAGCATTTCTGGGAGAAGATGCAAGAGAAGGATAGTTAAGAGAGAATATGCAATTACGAGCCAAACAAATACATGATTCGAAAAAACAGGGTTCAGTTCTATGTCAGCCTGTGAATTTCCTGGGAAGCTGCTGCCAGAGTTTCATGTGATGAGATGAGATCTAATGAGATCTATGTCAAGGCATTCGTTTGGACAGCCTGACAGAAGAAGAACTATGACATGGGACTTTCACGGTTTCTCCCAACTCACTTCAATCGTCGTCAGTGTGTCATTAAGCTGTTTGTtggtttcctctttcttcttcttctcttcctctttctgtctgtcggCATCTACCTGTCCATCATAGTACACTCCAAAGCTCATAAACACCTGCATGCTGCCGAAGCGATTGTGAAAATTGCTGAAGCACATTTGATAGAAACCtggagaaatattttaaaaatatatatgtacacaatacataaaaagaaagagtttttgtatttaaatgttatCAACAGGTACATGTGAAAACAGCATGTAAGCATCCCCGTGCCCTGTTATAAAACCTCATAATTTATGCAAGTTAAATCACCCCTTCATTTAACCTTTCTGTTTTGTGACTTAGGATGCGTTCACACACAGCATGTGGTTAAGATCACCAGCTCGTATAAGACTGAATCAGAGAACATCGAATACAGGACTGCATGAAAGACATcaaactatctatctatctatctatctatctatctatctatctatctatctatctatctatctatctatctatctatccgtctgtctgtctgtctatcaatCAGGAATCCAGTTAATGTCATGCATATTTTAACAATGTAACTTTTGTCATATGAGTGACTGAGAGTCACTACTGtggtgcacagacacacaaaactttttttatcAAATGCAAAAAGAGTACGTCAAATAAATAAGACACCGCtcacctgtctcctctgcatCAAATCCAATCTGACCGGTGGAATCATCGACCTTGCTCAGCAGTAGCCCTTTTGGGGAGTTGACGGTGACGGAAAGGTGTCTGTCATTGGCCACGCCCGTCACCCACTGAACctggacacacatacagtacttgGTGTGTACTCACAATTTCATCCATTTATTTGCACAGCTGTTACTTTCCCATATGGCCTATTTTCTAAACGTCCTCACCGCCGTGTCTGCGGTAAAGTTTACACTACCTTTTCAAATTGTTAGCAAATGGCTGTTCAGATGCTATacattttttctcccccttaCTCCTAGGGTCAAACTGAAGTTGAGATATTCCTTTCAAATGCAGATCTGAGTCTaggaaaacacaaaatctcCAACCCTCGTCTTAACATAGGCACAGGTTATGAAATTCAATCAGGAAATCTGTTAAATCATGCTAAACAAGTTCATTTAGGCAGTGAAAGCAAACGTTAGTCATTGTTTGCATTCTTTGAGGTCATTTCACCATTCTTCAGTATAGAATTTCTTTCACACTGTGAACCTGCTCACCCAGTTAAGTTTAAGTGATAGATCAGAGGAATTAGGTGGAGACTTTCTTATGCTAATAAAGTGAATTGTAGATGCACAAATAGTGCAGTGCATAATGAGATGAGTGTAGTGTTTTCCAGCTCCAAGACTGGATGTCCTCAGGACAGTGCATATTTGTTTAAGCTCAGAATCAAGACTCCTGATTCAGCACATCAAAGTCTTCCTGATCGTTGCCTGATTCTGAATAGGTATGTTTGTGTAAGtctacacaacaaacacacagaccttacAGGTCCCTGGAGTTAAGGCAAGAAATACAATTTTCTTCCCTCACTAACTGTCTGCTGCAGACCCTATGCACAGTCATGGAAAAGTTGGGATGCCAGAAGAAGCAGAAACTAGAATAATTCTTTTTCAAGTGACCGATGGCGAACTTGACCTCATTACACATTTCACCATATGGTTACAGTAAATTCACAGTTAAAAACAGTAGGGAAATATTTCCTCAAATTCCCTCCGTTTGACATTTTAGCACATTTTTGATTTCTTCACATGTTGCATAATTTCATATGAAATCACTCTTTACTTTCACATTCAAAGAATCCAGTTTACAGATCTACAAAAACAGCTGTTGTGACATTTCCTTTCCCTTTTACACAACACGCATGGCCAACCCGAACATCTTACCATGAAGTTGAGGTAGAAGTGCTCGCCATGGTGCGCAAAGTGCCAGAAACACTCCAGCGCAGTGGCCGGCAACACCACAGCAAAGTCATATTGGTCCGCACCCCAGAACAGGTCTTTATCGGGGATGTCGGGATGAGGGCTTCTCAGATGATCTCCTCTCTCCAGCTGTAGCATGAAGAGCAGCAGAGCCAGGCTGAACACTTTTCCTGACATTACCAAGCTGAGACTGCACTTACATACTTCCCTGGAATAACTGCCTTCACTGGAGTGAGACTAGAGACAAGTGTGAGAATGATCCTGGGGTTTGGGAAGCCAACAGGTGGTTAACTCTACCCCTGACGTGTAGCTCTGAGCAGGTCTGTGGGTGGGAAAACTATCGTAACGCACAGGTGGATGTCGCCATCAATACGTCACAGTTCACCATTATTTGGTTTTATGTGTTCAATTTCCTGAAATTCTTTTTGGAatttcaaaaataataacatgctCATTGTTGAGAAgtaatcatttgtattttgtaaatgtacattggtagaaaaacacaattacagcatgaacaaacaaaattatctgCAACACAACCATGGAGAAAGACAGGTAAGAACAGAATGTCAGTGGTCAGAAGATGGATAAAAGAACATGATATTCTACAAAGGCCATAACTGAAGgacaggagaataaaaaaacCATCCTTAAAGGACATCACTGAGTGAACACGCTTCCACTGATTCCAATCAACTTTCAACACTCTATTGTCAGATTCTACTGCTTCCATAACAATCCCACCATGGAAAAATGAGTCGGTGTGTTGTCCTACAACAAACCAACACTCACAAAAGAGGTACTGCAATCAATCTGAGGCATGACATGCTATTTCCAGTCTCGGTAGGAACAGTGACCATTCTGtgtattcattattcatcaGAGGTTTCCAGTGACAGAACACTGTAGGTAACCAAGACACGTGGATTTAGGTAGCCAGTGACTTGTTTAAGTGGTACAGCAGGTTTTTATGGAGCGAGGATTTCCCctaacacacagaacaggcCCTGACCAAAGTTGGACTGAAGCATGCCAGGAGAAGACAAGTccagatacatacacactgatatGTTAATGAAATGTCAAGTTTCACTGGATATGGACCTCACATCCCAGTCAATGTATATGAGATGCCCttaatacaacacaacaaacatataaatgCATAAAGAATTGCCTATAAATGTGTTACAAtgtaaaaaagtaaaagtacctcaaacacaaacaatcatTCATACACCTTCAGTCCTAGGTTACATTCAGCTGAGGGCATGAATAGTTCTCATCTACTCTaatgtaatatattatataaagcTATGACCTATGTataatatagtataatataaAGCTATCACCTATGTTTGGTTACAAAATATCAGAGCAATGGTTTATAATTATCTTAAAAGGAACAGACTGATTTCAAGTAGGTCTCAATGAACTAATATACTGTCACTGAATTAATATACTGTCACTTCAGTCAAAAGTGCAAATGTTGTGTTATGCCAATGTCCTGTGAATGGACCCCAACAGGACAGTGATTCATAGGTTTCTGGATCTTTTGGGTTTCAAACTTGCTGGAGAAGTATCTGTAATGCATATTGGGGAGGGGATCAATGCTACACAAGGACGTCCATACCACCATGCCCGCAGTAGAAGTGTCTGAGGATGGCAGTGTTGCCAGGGAACACAAACTGTCATAAGGTCTTGTAGCGTCATTCATTACTTCACAGTGAGATTCTGTAGAGTACACTGCCTGGCCCCAAAAAAAGCCactgtttggatttggagcctgtggaggcagtgttatgatctggggttgcttcagttggtcaggtctaggctcagcaacgttaCGTGGCAACAAAATCAAGTCAGCTGGGTACCTAAATGTattgaatgaccaggttatcccatcaatcaATTTTCTCTTCCCTAATAGCACAGGCATATTGTAGCTTGataatgccaagattcatcaggctcaaattgtgaaagagtggttcagggagcgtgaggaatcatttttacataggaattggccaccacagagtcctgaccttaaccccattgaaagtctttgggatgtgctggagaggaCTTTACAGAGCGGTTTGACTCTCCTGTCGTAAACAAAATCTCGACCAAAAATTAATCTAACTCTGGATGGACATTAATGTTGTGATGTTGCAgaaggttgtcgaaacaatgccgTGGAAAATGCGAGccataatcaaagctaaaggcagtCCAACAAAATAtcagagtgtgtgatttttttttttttggccaggcagtgtacatCTGTGTACTCTTTGGGGAACGCTGTTGTTAATCTGTACTgctatgacaaacacacagtaaccaCACTGAAAGGAGGATGTCAGCTAGAGgtgagaagggttttttttgtgacagcTAGCAGCCTACTTCTTCCTTGAACAATGGTCAGTTTCAGAACTTTCTTTCTGATATCAGTTTAATAGGTGATGTGGTTAATTTTTGTACAGTACAAGGTCCATTGCAGGTTTATGAACAAGATCCCAGATTTGCAAAATGGAGAATAGCCTGTGTCTGTCATCACTGAAACTAAAAGTGTacattcactttttcatttttccagcGAAAACCCAAGTTTTCATTCAGAGCGGCAGACCGGCATTTGCCAACTAGGCAAAACTCAAATCCAAACACCGACTTTTTCTTCTCTACCAGGAAGAGTGAACAATGGATCAAAAGTCATGGATTGTACCAAAGGATGGGTTCTGGTGGTTCTGTTACACCCCTGATAGCCCCTTCAAAGCAATGTTATATGATTAATAATGGAAATCGTGCTGAAatccctgcgatggactggcaacctgtatagggtgtttccccgccttttgcccaatgaatgctggaataggctccagaatgaccctaattaggataagcggcttagataatgagtgagtgagtgagttctgAAATCCCTAACTGTGCAGGTTACACAGTGTGCATGTTCTATCAATACACAGTCATCTCCTGCTATTTGTGAATGCAGCTCCAATCACATCAGAGAAAGCACTGGAATCTCCTCtgaggactctgtgtgtgtgtgtgtgtttgtgtgtgagtgttagttaaagacagacagtcatTCAGCTGTAGGGTCCGGTAAGGGCTCAGACGGAGAGTTCAGGTCCTGTTCGGTGAATACGAGTGCTGAGGAATCTCCTGAGTCTGAGACCAGCGAAGGGGTTGATCCACAGCAGGGAGGGCTGCCCCCCAAACACACTCTTCATCCCCTCCCACCGCACACGCCGTTCCCATGTCGGCCGCTCTGCCTTCAGACGCTCAATCTCCtaaccaagacacacacacacacacatcaccataAACGCTCAGTCTCctaagtaacacacacatgtgcacacactcaggTAACCACAGACGCTCAGTCTCctaaccacaacacacacacacacacacacacacacacacaccaccacagaATCAGCATGGCAACAAAATCAACAGCAGTGACAAAGACCAGCGCTGAATGACAGAGCCACGCGTTTATTAGCATGTTTACCAAAGTTTATCTGCCCACCGTCAATAATCTGTgatggacagagacaaagacagaattCTGAAGAACACCGCTGCTAACAGTTTGACCAGTAATATTTGAATGATTCTAATGTGTTGATGCTAACATTAAGAATGGACTGGATTTATCAGATTCATtcattatatattcatatttgtgaATATTCATTAAATAATTCCAGTCTATTCTTAATACATTTAttgaatgttttggttttttttagtttagatCTCCGTTTAAAAGAATGATCCAAAAAGCACCTCTCTGATTTGGCTTTACACGACATTCTACAAAAAAGAGAAGTTATGAATCATATAGACAGGCACGGACACACAATATTGACTGTTAACACTAtcccactgttttcttttcatttatattgAGTGAATTCCTTTATATTCTAAcaatatgtattattttacCGAGATGTGTGTGGACATTTGTAGTAAGGACAACATGCAACATTGAGAAAAGCTGATACCTTTTCAACCTTCCCCCATACTTTCTAAAAGTTAAGACTGAAACACTAAATAGTGTCAAACTCACAGTTTCATCATCACAGATGGAGTGAATCTGTGTGCCAAACATGACTGCGGTgaaggtgaggaagaggatggcTTCCATGCAGAGGAAGATCATGAGTATAATGGTGACGGGTGGGGAAAAGTCACTGCACTCTGCGAAaggtgcaaaaaaaacccaacaacacacCAATAGCTTAACACAGctttacactaacacacactgcatgcacaGAGCCTCATCACGTGTCCCATCCCTCAGGACTAAAGACTAACTGTTTTATGGTGTTCAGACTCGGAGGGTCTGTGAAGTTTCCACCTCCGTCATGTCAGAGTGATTACACATGCGGCTGTCACGGTGTGTGCTGCTTACCACTCCACTGGACCCTGACGCATGTGAAGAACTGAATTCCACACAATACCAGAGCATGGGCTGAGATCATAGCTACATACATCTGCATAcgaagagagagatacagacagagagagagttatagacagagaagggagagagagagagagagagagagagagagagagagaagttataTAAGATGCACTGTTTGCACACCAAGTAAATATAATCTGTCCAAAAGTAATAAAGCGTGGTATTGGAGTAGACTTGAGTTTCTGAAATGAATTGATTGATTAAAGTTGCTACACAAAAAACTGGTACAACACAAATGCAGGTCTAAGTAAGCTCTTGTTTGGATGAGACATCAAACTAGCCTTGAACAAAACTGAGAGCAAACTCACTGTGAAAAGGACAAAATAGCGCTGGTTGTTCTCGCCCACACAGTTGTTCACCCAGGGACAGTGATGGTCCATCTTTCGGATACAGCGCCTGCAGATACTGATACGGGGAACAAGACACAGCTCACTCTGCTCTTCACAGAAACGCATAGACCAAATGAAAAACTCCTCTGAGCGATAAGACAGTAAAATATTATCTCTGCATGAAGACTGTGCGTATTCATTATGAA from Chanos chanos chromosome 2, fChaCha1.1, whole genome shotgun sequence includes these protein-coding regions:
- the tmed6 gene encoding transmembrane emp24 domain-containing protein 6; its protein translation is MSGKVFSLALLLFMLQLERGDHLRSPHPDIPDKDLFWGADQYDFAVVLPATALECFWHFAHHGEHFYLNFMVQWVTGVANDRHLSVTVNSPKGLLLSKVDDSTGQIGFDAEETGFYQMCFSNFHNRFGSMQVFMSFGVYYDGQVDADRQKEEEKKKKEETNKQLNDTLTTIEDSSVKVQGLVFHMWRHYNFGRMRRGADYYLLLSNGNYVRYWSAAQSIVIILAGYLQLFFLKRLFHTKTTTETDKPRC
- the LOC115805715 gene encoding palmitoyltransferase ZDHHC7-like isoform X2, with amino-acid sequence MQAHRLRDMEQQHPLLEGRGGGGLPGEATRVWFIQDGCGMICASVTWFLVLYADFVVTFVMLLPSKSSFFSVSNGVMFNTLAVLALASHLRTMLTDPGAVPKGNATKEYMDRLQLKPGEVIYKCSKCCSIKPDRAHHCSICRRCIRKMDHHCPWVNNCVGENNQRYFVLFTMYVAMISAHALVLCGIQFFTCVRVQWSECSDFSPPVTIILMIFLCMEAILFLTFTAVMFGTQIHSICDDETEIERLKAERPTWERRVRWEGMKSVFGGQPSLLWINPFAGLRLRRFLSTRIHRTGPELSV
- the LOC115805715 gene encoding palmitoyltransferase ZDHHC7-like isoform X1 → MRSASAHRLRDMEQQHPLLEGRGGGGLPGEATRVWFIQDGCGMICASVTWFLVLYADFVVTFVMLLPSKSSFFSVSNGVMFNTLAVLALASHLRTMLTDPGAVPKGNATKEYMDRLQLKPGEVIYKCSKCCSIKPDRAHHCSICRRCIRKMDHHCPWVNNCVGENNQRYFVLFTMYVAMISAHALVLCGIQFFTCVRVQWSECSDFSPPVTIILMIFLCMEAILFLTFTAVMFGTQIHSICDDETEIERLKAERPTWERRVRWEGMKSVFGGQPSLLWINPFAGLRLRRFLSTRIHRTGPELSV